A genomic window from Exiguobacterium acetylicum DSM 20416 includes:
- the rocF gene encoding arginase, with protein sequence MNIAYISVPYRYGQGKPGTEHGPAAVEKAGLLATLEARGQEAVRYGEAAVLSEDAVREEDPKLKRLEGVVHTTNDLHLIVRDALSEQRFPLLVGGDHSMAIGTIAGLRQTVPRLGVIWFDAHGDLNTPETSPSGNIHGMPLAVALGEGHQRLTEVGGTDVKLQPEHLVFIGLRDVDPGEQELIDRLGIRVYDMEAIRTRGMDAIMEEAIAYLKETTDAFYLSFDMDGLDPSLVVGTGTRVADGIFLDDAKTVLKHCATAEDFIAAEFVEVNPLLEEGNGTAELANELIGDLLLAMETHRLVK encoded by the coding sequence ATGAACATCGCGTATATCAGCGTACCGTACCGTTATGGACAAGGAAAGCCGGGCACTGAACACGGACCTGCTGCTGTCGAAAAAGCGGGTCTACTCGCGACACTCGAAGCACGGGGACAAGAAGCAGTACGCTACGGGGAAGCGGCTGTTTTATCCGAGGATGCAGTCCGAGAAGAAGATCCGAAGCTGAAACGTCTTGAAGGCGTCGTCCACACGACGAATGACTTGCATCTAATTGTACGTGATGCGTTATCGGAGCAACGTTTTCCGTTATTAGTCGGTGGCGATCACAGCATGGCGATCGGAACGATTGCAGGGTTACGTCAGACTGTACCACGTCTTGGCGTCATCTGGTTCGATGCACACGGTGATTTGAATACACCGGAAACATCACCGTCTGGTAACATCCACGGTATGCCGCTCGCTGTAGCCCTTGGGGAAGGACATCAGCGTTTAACGGAAGTCGGAGGAACAGATGTCAAGCTGCAACCGGAACATCTCGTCTTCATCGGATTACGTGACGTTGATCCAGGCGAACAAGAGCTGATTGATCGTCTTGGTATTCGTGTCTATGATATGGAAGCGATCCGAACTCGGGGAATGGACGCGATCATGGAAGAAGCGATTGCTTATTTGAAGGAAACGACGGATGCGTTCTATCTTAGCTTCGATATGGACGGTCTCGATCCATCACTCGTCGTCGGTACAGGAACACGTGTCGCTGACGGTATTTTCTTAGACGATGCGAAGACAGTGCTCAAGCATTGCGCAACGGCAGAAGACTTCATTGCAGCTGAATTCGTTGAAGTGAATCCGTTACTTGAAGAAGGAAACGGAACAGCAGAACTTGCGAATGAACTAATCGGAGATCTACTTTTGGCAATGGAAACACATCGCTTAGTAAAATAA
- a CDS encoding anti-sigma factor gives MSREHVHERIQDYLDQNQPPEEFERLEAELREVDAMDEFEEYRLLDARLRQLPAPKLSADFTSRVLAQLPDQVETPSAALLHQPQPSRFGGKMKQYPLLAAAAVFLLLSVGSLGGYMAQEEHDLSYTNAPGIVAQNGEVVVPKGVTVDQDLYVEGGNVRIEGKVNGDVMTVDGKAYTASAGSVTGEIKEIDQLFERVWYGIKRLFQ, from the coding sequence ATGTCACGAGAGCATGTACATGAACGGATCCAGGATTATTTAGATCAAAATCAACCACCTGAGGAATTCGAGCGATTAGAAGCAGAGTTACGAGAAGTAGACGCGATGGACGAGTTCGAAGAGTATCGACTCCTTGATGCTCGACTGCGTCAACTTCCAGCGCCCAAATTATCGGCAGATTTTACATCCCGCGTGCTGGCACAATTGCCCGACCAGGTGGAGACGCCAAGCGCTGCTTTGCTGCACCAACCGCAACCGTCTCGTTTTGGAGGTAAGATGAAGCAGTACCCATTGCTCGCGGCAGCGGCTGTTTTCTTACTCTTGTCGGTCGGTAGCCTAGGTGGTTATATGGCACAAGAAGAACATGACTTATCCTATACGAATGCACCAGGTATCGTCGCTCAAAATGGCGAGGTCGTCGTCCCGAAAGGCGTCACGGTCGATCAAGATCTATATGTCGAAGGTGGGAACGTCCGAATCGAAGGGAAAGTCAATGGCGATGTCATGACCGTTGACGGGAAAGCGTACACGGCGAGTGCTGGTAGCGTGACCGGAGAAATCAAGGAAATTGATCAATTATTCGAACGCGTTTGGTACGGAATCAAGCGTCTATTTCAATAA
- the cdaA gene encoding diadenylate cyclase CdaA has product MNYFSWQPLQFQLLKLGENVHWYDYINDVIDIAVVTFVIYRLMIIVKGTKAVQLIKGISVILISWFLSGFFGLKTLQFLLNQIITYGLLGIIIIFQPELRRGLEHLGRTSKFFSRSAISDEDEQVRIVDALVSSAQYMSKRRIGALVTIERETGLSEYVETGIPLGSQITSQLLINLFIPNTPLHDGAVIVQQGKLAAAACYLPLSESAHISKELGTRHRAAIGVSEVTDSVTLVVSEETGGVSLAINGRLYRELDEESLRTKLLETIVKAEPTNTSFLNWMGAKK; this is encoded by the coding sequence GTGAATTACTTCAGCTGGCAACCACTTCAATTTCAATTGTTGAAACTGGGAGAAAACGTACATTGGTACGATTATATTAATGATGTGATTGATATCGCGGTCGTGACGTTCGTCATTTACCGTCTCATGATCATCGTCAAAGGAACAAAAGCAGTCCAACTCATTAAAGGAATCTCGGTCATTTTGATCAGTTGGTTCCTGAGTGGCTTTTTTGGACTCAAAACACTGCAATTCCTACTAAATCAAATCATCACCTACGGGTTACTGGGGATCATCATCATCTTCCAACCTGAACTAAGGCGTGGACTGGAGCACTTAGGACGAACGAGTAAATTCTTCTCACGTAGTGCCATCAGTGATGAAGATGAACAAGTTCGAATCGTCGATGCACTCGTATCGTCTGCTCAGTACATGTCAAAACGTCGTATTGGGGCACTCGTGACGATTGAACGTGAAACCGGACTGAGTGAATACGTGGAGACGGGCATTCCGCTTGGTTCACAAATCACGAGTCAGTTGTTAATCAATTTGTTCATTCCGAATACTCCTTTACATGATGGTGCCGTCATCGTCCAGCAAGGCAAGTTAGCAGCAGCCGCTTGTTACTTACCGCTGTCTGAGAGTGCACATATCTCAAAAGAGCTTGGAACACGTCACCGTGCTGCCATCGGTGTCAGTGAGGTGACGGATAGCGTCACGCTCGTCGTCTCGGAAGAAACGGGTGGTGTCTCACTCGCCATCAATGGACGTCTGTACCGGGAACTCGACGAAGAATCCTTACGGACGAAGTTACTTGAGACGATCGTCAAAGCCGAACCGACGAATACTTCCTTCTTGAACTGGATGGGGGCGAAAAAATAA
- a CDS encoding YbbR-like domain-containing protein produces MFEKWFNERWFLRIVAVALAVMLYLMVAGSNTTGKSDAASLLPIAGQGSTKFDVPVTVQYDESQWIAYNIPDSMEVTVKGPSSSLTMLRLVQDFGLSIDLKGLDPGYHRVRVTATGFGKDVEVTPKQETIEVFLDKKITKEVPVQVALLNKNKIAEGYVAGEAQPNQQTVEVTGGAEKLQAISAIQVPIDVTGRAETFKETFNAKATDTNGNTISASYQPEQLEITVPIYKESKTVPINVKTKDNVKKGYTVVKIVPVTTEARLYGTKEELERIGSVDTEAVSLKGLTKTTEKTVKLVEPENATAMDPTQVTVNIVVEKENANSTTETVEDRAEKTIPGVTVTLNGFDESKYTIDYNQTIDVVVRGKESDLASIDATDIKAVIDVTGLKEGTHGLPISYQTSKAFDVLRPDNMDVTLKAIPRTSIPTN; encoded by the coding sequence ATGTTCGAAAAGTGGTTCAATGAACGCTGGTTTTTACGCATCGTTGCCGTCGCCTTGGCCGTCATGTTGTATTTGATGGTCGCAGGTTCGAATACGACGGGAAAAAGTGATGCCGCTAGTCTATTACCGATTGCAGGACAAGGTTCGACGAAATTTGACGTGCCGGTCACGGTCCAGTATGATGAATCGCAGTGGATCGCCTATAATATTCCAGATAGCATGGAAGTGACCGTCAAAGGTCCGTCGAGTAGTTTGACGATGCTCCGGCTCGTCCAGGATTTTGGATTATCGATTGATTTGAAAGGACTCGACCCTGGCTATCATCGTGTCCGTGTCACAGCAACCGGCTTCGGAAAAGATGTCGAGGTGACGCCGAAACAGGAGACAATCGAAGTCTTCCTCGATAAGAAGATTACAAAGGAAGTACCGGTACAAGTCGCCTTACTCAATAAAAACAAAATCGCTGAAGGATATGTCGCTGGGGAAGCGCAACCGAACCAACAAACTGTTGAAGTCACGGGAGGCGCAGAGAAGTTACAGGCGATTTCAGCAATCCAAGTACCGATCGATGTGACCGGTCGGGCAGAGACGTTCAAAGAGACGTTCAATGCTAAAGCGACTGACACGAACGGGAATACGATCAGTGCATCTTATCAACCGGAACAATTAGAAATCACAGTACCGATCTATAAGGAAAGTAAGACGGTACCGATTAATGTGAAGACAAAAGACAACGTTAAAAAAGGATATACTGTCGTCAAGATCGTTCCCGTCACGACGGAAGCTCGTCTATATGGAACAAAAGAAGAACTAGAGCGTATCGGTTCTGTTGATACGGAAGCGGTCTCGCTCAAAGGATTGACGAAGACGACGGAAAAAACCGTCAAACTCGTTGAACCGGAAAACGCGACAGCGATGGATCCGACACAGGTCACTGTCAATATCGTCGTCGAAAAAGAAAATGCCAATTCGACGACAGAAACTGTCGAGGATCGAGCGGAGAAAACGATTCCGGGTGTGACGGTCACGTTGAATGGATTCGATGAATCAAAGTATACGATTGATTACAATCAAACGATTGATGTCGTCGTCCGCGGGAAAGAATCTGATTTAGCATCGATTGATGCGACGGATATCAAAGCGGTCATCGACGTGACAGGATTAAAAGAAGGAACGCATGGATTGCCGATCTCGTATCAGACATCAAAAGCCTTTGATGTCCTGCGTCCGGATAATATGGATGTCACATTAAAAGCGATTCCCCGGACATCGATTCCGACCAATTAA
- the glmM gene encoding phosphoglucosamine mutase, producing MGKYFGTDGVRGVANVELTPELAYRLGRTGGYVLTKHESTRPKVLIGRDTRVSGQMLENALIAGLLSIGAEVMRLGVISTPGVAYLTKTMDATAGVMISASHNPVEDNGIKFFGSDGFKLDDATELEIEALLDEAEDTLPRPAGKELGFVHDYYEGAQKYLHMLRQTSDEDFSGIHVAIDGAHGATSSLAPRLFGDLEAEVSTIGTTPNGLNINDGVGSTHPEHLAAFVKEKGADVGLSFDGDGDRLIAVDENGDIVDGDKIMFICGKYLNELGRLKDNTIVATVMSNLGFHKTVEENGMTALQTAVGDRYVVEEMRKNDYTLGGEQSGHIIFMDYSTTGDGMLSGVQLLQIMKATGKKLSELAAEMPIFPQRLVNIRVSDKNGAMSGPAVQAIIAEVEAEMAGNGRILVRASGTEPLVRVMAEAPTQEACDAYVERIANVVRENYALQEN from the coding sequence ATGGGTAAGTATTTTGGAACTGACGGCGTACGCGGCGTCGCAAACGTAGAATTGACACCGGAACTTGCGTATCGCCTCGGTCGAACAGGTGGTTACGTGTTGACGAAACACGAAAGCACACGACCAAAAGTCTTGATTGGACGCGATACACGTGTATCTGGTCAAATGCTTGAGAATGCACTCATCGCGGGTCTGTTATCAATCGGTGCAGAAGTCATGCGTCTTGGTGTCATCTCGACACCAGGTGTCGCATACCTGACAAAAACGATGGATGCGACAGCCGGAGTCATGATCTCTGCATCGCACAATCCAGTGGAAGATAACGGGATCAAGTTCTTCGGTTCAGACGGCTTTAAGCTCGATGACGCAACAGAACTTGAAATCGAAGCATTACTCGACGAAGCAGAAGATACATTGCCACGTCCAGCCGGAAAAGAACTCGGCTTCGTTCATGATTACTATGAAGGGGCTCAGAAATATCTCCACATGCTTCGTCAGACATCAGATGAAGATTTCTCAGGCATCCATGTTGCGATTGACGGCGCACACGGGGCGACGTCAAGCCTCGCACCACGTCTATTCGGTGACTTGGAAGCGGAAGTATCGACGATCGGTACAACTCCGAACGGACTCAACATCAATGATGGTGTCGGTTCGACACACCCTGAACATCTTGCTGCCTTCGTTAAGGAAAAAGGCGCGGACGTTGGTTTATCGTTTGATGGAGACGGCGACCGCTTGATCGCAGTCGATGAGAACGGCGATATCGTGGATGGCGATAAAATCATGTTCATCTGCGGGAAATACTTGAACGAACTCGGTCGTTTGAAAGACAACACGATCGTCGCGACGGTCATGAGTAACCTCGGTTTCCATAAAACCGTCGAAGAAAACGGGATGACGGCGCTTCAGACAGCGGTCGGTGACCGTTACGTCGTTGAAGAGATGCGTAAGAACGACTATACACTCGGTGGCGAACAGTCGGGACACATCATCTTCATGGACTACTCAACGACAGGGGACGGTATGTTATCAGGCGTCCAGTTGTTGCAAATCATGAAAGCGACAGGGAAGAAGTTATCGGAACTTGCAGCTGAGATGCCAATCTTCCCACAACGTCTCGTTAACATCCGTGTCTCAGACAAAAATGGCGCAATGAGCGGCCCTGCCGTGCAAGCGATCATTGCAGAAGTCGAAGCGGAGATGGCGGGCAACGGACGGATTCTCGTCCGTGCGTCAGGAACAGAACCACTCGTTCGTGTCATGGCGGAAGCTCCGACACAAGAAGCGTGTGATGCGTACGTCGAGCGGATCGCGAACGTCGTTCGTGAGAACTACGCGTTACAAGAAAACTAA
- the glmS gene encoding glutamine--fructose-6-phosphate transaminase (isomerizing) has translation MCGIVGMIGQVNTKEILLKGLEKLEYRGYDSAGLAFVNDGVQVHKEVGRIAALREVVPADADGTVGIGHTRWATHGVPSVPNAHPHQSASARFTLVHNGVIENDEQLKAELNVDLLSDTDTEVIVQMIEKNFNETGDVAEAFRQTLRVLHGSYALALIDAENPDVLYVAKNKSPLLVGLGDGTFNVVASDAMAMLQVTDQFVELHDGEMIILTRDSVTIQDLDGNVQEREAYTAEIDASDIEKGTYAHYMLKEMDEQPAVIRNIVQKYQNEAGDITLDQSVRDLVLGRDRVYIIGCGTSYHAGLIGKQLIEQIAGIPTEVHISSEFGYNMPLLTEKPLFLFLSQSGETADSRAVLVEAKKLGHPALTITNVPGSTLSREANATLLLHAGPEIAVASTKAYTAQIAVLAVLAFDLAQAKGVAVNFDLMKELGKISSAMESVMSQKDRFQEIATEYLSESRNAFFIGRGQDAYVGMEGALKLKEISYIQAEGYAGGELKHGPIALIEDNTPVIALVTQPHVHLNNRGNVKEVVARGANACVIAAEGLELPTDAFVIPAVEPLLSPLLSVLPLQLISYYAALGRDCDVDKPRNLAKSVTVE, from the coding sequence ATGTGCGGAATCGTAGGTATGATCGGACAGGTCAACACGAAGGAAATTTTATTAAAAGGTCTCGAAAAGCTCGAGTACCGCGGCTATGACTCGGCAGGTCTTGCGTTCGTCAACGACGGCGTTCAAGTCCACAAAGAAGTAGGCCGGATTGCTGCGCTACGCGAAGTCGTTCCTGCTGATGCAGACGGCACAGTCGGAATCGGACACACACGCTGGGCAACACACGGTGTCCCAAGCGTACCAAACGCACACCCGCACCAAAGTGCGTCAGCACGTTTCACACTCGTGCACAACGGCGTCATCGAAAACGATGAGCAGCTAAAAGCAGAATTGAATGTCGATCTCCTCAGCGACACGGATACAGAAGTCATCGTTCAGATGATTGAAAAGAACTTCAACGAGACAGGTGACGTCGCGGAAGCATTCCGTCAAACACTCCGCGTCTTGCACGGTTCGTATGCCCTCGCATTGATCGATGCTGAAAATCCAGACGTCTTATACGTCGCAAAAAACAAATCACCACTTCTCGTTGGTCTCGGTGACGGTACGTTCAACGTCGTCGCATCAGACGCAATGGCAATGTTACAAGTAACGGATCAATTCGTTGAGTTGCATGATGGTGAGATGATCATCTTGACGCGTGATAGCGTGACGATCCAAGATCTCGACGGGAACGTCCAAGAGCGTGAAGCGTACACGGCTGAAATCGATGCATCAGACATCGAAAAAGGAACGTACGCGCACTATATGCTTAAAGAGATGGATGAGCAACCAGCGGTCATCCGTAACATCGTTCAAAAATATCAAAACGAAGCAGGCGACATCACACTCGACCAATCAGTCCGTGATCTCGTACTCGGTCGTGACCGTGTCTACATCATCGGTTGCGGAACAAGCTACCATGCTGGTTTGATCGGGAAACAGTTGATCGAACAAATCGCAGGCATCCCGACAGAAGTGCACATCTCTTCTGAGTTCGGATACAACATGCCACTATTGACAGAGAAACCGCTCTTCCTCTTCCTTTCACAATCAGGTGAAACAGCGGATAGCCGTGCCGTTCTCGTCGAAGCGAAGAAACTCGGTCACCCGGCACTGACGATCACGAACGTTCCAGGATCAACATTGTCACGTGAAGCAAACGCAACATTATTGCTCCACGCAGGTCCAGAAATCGCCGTTGCTTCAACAAAAGCCTATACAGCTCAAATCGCTGTTCTTGCTGTCCTTGCGTTTGACCTTGCTCAAGCGAAAGGGGTTGCCGTCAACTTCGATCTCATGAAGGAACTCGGTAAAATCTCAAGTGCGATGGAATCAGTCATGTCTCAAAAAGATCGTTTCCAAGAAATCGCGACAGAATACTTGTCTGAGTCACGCAACGCGTTCTTCATCGGTCGCGGACAAGATGCGTACGTCGGGATGGAAGGCGCATTGAAACTCAAAGAGATCTCGTATATCCAAGCAGAAGGATACGCGGGTGGAGAGCTCAAGCACGGTCCGATCGCCTTGATCGAAGACAACACACCGGTTATCGCGCTCGTGACACAACCACACGTTCACCTTAACAACCGTGGTAACGTCAAGGAAGTCGTCGCACGTGGTGCAAATGCGTGTGTCATCGCAGCAGAAGGTCTTGAATTGCCAACGGATGCATTCGTCATCCCAGCAGTCGAGCCACTCTTGTCACCGCTCTTGTCTGTCTTACCACTTCAATTGATCTCATACTACGCGGCACTCGGTCGCGACTGTGACGTCGATAAGCCACGTAACTTGGCGAAGTCGGTAACGGTTGAATAA
- a CDS encoding toll/interleukin-1 receptor domain-containing protein produces the protein MRSSLELKKEYDVFISHASEDKQSFVEPLTKALKDAGIRTWYDADQIGWGESIRQSIDRGLINSRFCIVVLSTDFFKKHWAGTYELNAIFQRMAIEQNSLILPIWHNITIEEISQYNLTLPDIKALNSSIHTLEQIVNAMKDKIAVEGF, from the coding sequence GTGAGATCTAGTTTAGAATTAAAGAAAGAGTATGATGTTTTTATTTCACACGCCTCAGAAGATAAACAAAGTTTTGTAGAACCACTAACAAAGGCTTTGAAAGATGCGGGAATCAGAACATGGTATGATGCAGATCAGATTGGTTGGGGAGAAAGTATACGACAAAGTATTGACCGAGGACTGATTAACTCACGTTTCTGTATAGTAGTTCTATCGACAGACTTTTTTAAAAAACATTGGGCTGGTACCTATGAATTGAATGCTATTTTTCAGAGAATGGCTATAGAACAAAACTCTTTAATTTTACCTATCTGGCATAATATTACGATAGAAGAAATTAGTCAATACAACCTTACATTACCTGATATTAAAGCATTGAATTCTTCTATACATACCCTAGAACAGATAGTCAATGCAATGAAAGATAAAATCGCAGTGGAGGGTTTTTAA
- a CDS encoding alpha/beta hydrolase: MITKSKDLYLEGPGPAILLLHSFTGSANEMRGLARFLHAAGYTCYAPNYAGHGESPERLFETTIEDVWQSAQVGLAFLQDRGHKDIFLIGQSLGGVMALRLAEQSGCAGLILLSTPILERTIAGLEHRVLRYTERYFQFDDRSPEWIVDFVDRHFPRPEKDLRALQQFILDTGVVLPSITQPIALFLGALDDAVYHASLERIETTVPSQDQKKVLLPNSKHLLTLDRDKQRLFEEILIFLKTHPVHSLKPSSAVQ; this comes from the coding sequence TTGATTACGAAATCAAAGGATCTGTACTTAGAAGGACCTGGACCTGCTATTTTGTTGTTACATAGTTTTACTGGAAGTGCGAATGAGATGCGTGGTCTCGCTCGTTTTTTACATGCAGCCGGGTACACCTGTTACGCGCCCAATTACGCCGGGCACGGGGAATCGCCGGAGCGCTTGTTTGAGACGACGATCGAAGACGTCTGGCAGTCCGCGCAAGTCGGACTCGCGTTTTTACAAGATCGAGGACACAAAGACATCTTTTTGATCGGACAATCACTCGGTGGAGTAATGGCACTTCGACTGGCAGAACAGTCAGGATGTGCCGGACTCATCTTACTCTCGACGCCGATTCTTGAGCGGACGATTGCCGGACTCGAGCACCGCGTCCTTCGTTATACGGAACGGTATTTTCAATTTGACGATCGTTCGCCGGAGTGGATCGTAGACTTTGTCGACCGTCATTTTCCACGCCCAGAAAAAGACTTACGAGCACTGCAACAGTTCATTCTCGACACAGGAGTTGTCTTACCGAGTATCACACAGCCCATCGCTCTATTCCTTGGTGCCTTGGATGATGCCGTCTATCATGCAAGTCTCGAGAGAATCGAAACGACGGTGCCGAGCCAAGATCAGAAAAAGGTCCTTCTTCCGAACAGTAAACATTTACTGACGCTCGATCGGGACAAACAGCGTTTGTTCGAAGAAATCCTTATCTTCTTGAAGACCCATCCGGTACATTCCTTGAAACCATCATCTGCTGTGCAGTAG
- a CDS encoding short chain dehydrogenase, producing the protein MRVLVVGASGTIGQAVVEQLSGRHDIIRAGRTGADVQVDITSEESIRAMYETVGSVDAVISATGGAHFGPLTDLTPELNQIGIDSKLKGQVNLVLLGLESVRDGGSFTLTTGIMMDDPIRQGASAALANGGVKAFVHAAAIEMPRGIRINSVSPNVLIESLEKYGPFFRGFEAVPASRVATAFEKSVEGAQTGQNYEVY; encoded by the coding sequence ATGCGAGTTTTAGTAGTAGGGGCAAGCGGAACGATTGGGCAGGCAGTCGTCGAACAGTTGAGTGGGCGGCATGACATCATTCGTGCCGGACGAACCGGAGCGGATGTACAAGTCGACATCACATCAGAGGAAAGTATTCGGGCAATGTATGAAACAGTCGGCTCTGTTGACGCCGTTATTAGTGCCACAGGTGGCGCTCATTTTGGTCCATTGACGGACTTAACACCGGAGCTTAATCAAATCGGGATCGACAGTAAACTAAAAGGTCAGGTCAATCTCGTCTTGCTTGGTTTAGAGTCAGTACGAGACGGCGGAAGCTTTACGCTGACGACCGGCATCATGATGGACGATCCGATTCGCCAAGGCGCATCTGCTGCGCTTGCTAACGGTGGAGTCAAAGCGTTCGTTCATGCAGCAGCGATCGAGATGCCACGAGGCATTCGGATCAACAGCGTCAGTCCGAATGTACTGATCGAGTCACTTGAAAAGTACGGACCCTTCTTCCGTGGTTTTGAAGCCGTTCCGGCGTCACGTGTCGCGACGGCGTTTGAGAAAAGTGTCGAAGGGGCACAGACGGGGCAAAATTACGAAGTCTATTAA
- a CDS encoding isochorismatase family protein, whose protein sequence is MNQAVLVIDFQQELVDGNTEERPVYLKEQVAHVIEAVVLEADDRNIPVVFIRDLDVAGGTGPGFAVHDSIPVPASSVTFDKAATNAFHGTPLLEHLQQASIDHLIVLGCKTEHCIDTAVRSATVHGFDVTLVADGHTTNGSDVLTPEQMIAHHNQVLHGHYNVEHFVIVRPSTEDVFTPTHNDYRT, encoded by the coding sequence ATGAACCAAGCGGTCCTAGTGATTGATTTTCAACAAGAACTCGTCGACGGGAACACGGAAGAACGTCCAGTATACTTAAAGGAACAAGTCGCGCACGTCATCGAAGCGGTCGTACTCGAAGCAGACGACCGGAATATCCCGGTCGTCTTCATTCGGGATCTCGACGTCGCTGGCGGAACAGGACCTGGGTTTGCGGTCCATGACTCGATTCCCGTTCCAGCGTCAAGTGTCACGTTTGATAAAGCGGCGACGAATGCGTTTCATGGCACCCCCTTGCTCGAACATCTACAGCAAGCATCAATTGACCATCTGATTGTCTTAGGCTGTAAGACGGAACACTGCATTGATACCGCGGTGCGCAGCGCGACGGTGCATGGCTTTGATGTCACGCTTGTCGCCGATGGGCACACGACGAACGGCTCCGATGTCCTGACTCCGGAGCAAATGATCGCTCACCATAATCAAGTCTTGCACGGTCATTATAACGTCGAACATTTTGTGATCGTTCGTCCGTCAACGGAAGATGTCTTCACCCCAACCCACAATGACTACCGGACATGA
- a CDS encoding GNAT family N-acetyltransferase: MIELRKITAPDYERYATLVQDERVMRYITEQALTDAETKQRFDRILEQQQHDRLGSYLIYAEETWIGIGHMSRSQTQPFEAELGYMLLPDQWGRGYGTAIAERLLQLATEEELRVVTATIDPAHEASRRILIGLGFESTYVGPIDGLPGETLQKMLGTTT; this comes from the coding sequence ATGATTGAATTACGAAAAATAACAGCGCCCGATTACGAACGCTACGCGACGCTCGTCCAAGACGAACGTGTCATGCGTTATATCACGGAGCAGGCATTAACAGATGCGGAAACGAAACAACGCTTTGACCGAATCCTTGAACAACAGCAACACGACCGACTCGGATCGTATCTGATTTATGCCGAAGAGACATGGATTGGAATCGGGCACATGTCCCGGAGTCAAACGCAACCGTTCGAAGCAGAGCTCGGCTACATGCTATTACCCGATCAATGGGGACGCGGATACGGTACAGCGATTGCAGAGCGCCTGTTACAGTTAGCGACGGAAGAGGAGTTGCGGGTCGTCACGGCGACGATTGATCCAGCACATGAAGCTTCGCGTCGTATTTTGATCGGATTAGGTTTTGAATCGACCTATGTGGGACCGATTGACGGTCTACCAGGTGAAACGCTACAGAAAATGCTGGGGACGACAACATGA
- a CDS encoding phosphotransferase family protein: MTRDEWIEHFQLDVVVCATVDESYSSEVDRLVLTDGQVVFLKRPYTTEKWYRERGWIHALEGFVPVPHILAEAAPGQTTGAFVLAALPGQAPVTMTKKLAYEIGRTLAMLHTCIGESYGEYTEDGFYAYPVQDWRYFRNEKLDGFMPFITSELDPGFLENIQIELVRREQLLPEPSRPVATHCDFRLANLLTVGDQVTGVIDFETTRYGAVEMDFTKIVRNLNTFGSIYVTAFQEGYATLHPDVPIETYLSYYRLWEALTAVGWCIKRGLEEHRAFFEENIALIEQELQTTSISDGY; this comes from the coding sequence ATGACACGAGACGAATGGATTGAACATTTTCAACTCGACGTCGTGGTATGCGCGACCGTCGACGAATCGTATAGTTCTGAAGTCGATCGTCTCGTCCTAACGGATGGTCAGGTCGTTTTCTTGAAACGCCCGTATACGACTGAAAAGTGGTACCGGGAGCGTGGCTGGATTCATGCACTAGAAGGGTTTGTACCCGTGCCGCACATCTTAGCTGAGGCAGCTCCCGGGCAGACGACCGGGGCGTTCGTGCTTGCTGCCTTACCAGGACAGGCACCGGTTACGATGACTAAAAAATTGGCGTACGAAATTGGTCGAACGCTCGCAATGCTGCATACGTGCATAGGAGAATCCTACGGCGAGTATACGGAAGATGGATTTTATGCCTATCCGGTTCAGGATTGGCGGTATTTTCGGAATGAAAAACTCGATGGATTCATGCCGTTCATCACGTCCGAACTCGACCCCGGTTTTTTAGAGAACATCCAAATAGAGTTAGTCAGACGGGAACAGTTGTTACCGGAGCCTTCACGTCCCGTTGCCACACATTGTGACTTCCGCCTAGCGAATTTATTGACGGTAGGTGATCAAGTCACAGGGGTGATCGATTTCGAGACGACCCGCTATGGGGCCGTCGAGATGGACTTCACGAAGATCGTCCGTAATCTCAATACATTCGGTTCCATTTACGTCACGGCATTTCAAGAAGGATACGCGACGTTACACCCAGACGTGCCGATCGAGACGTATCTTTCATACTATCGTTTGTGGGAAGCACTCACGGCCGTCGGATGGTGCATCAAACGTGGATTAGAAGAGCACCGAGCATTCTTTGAGGAGAACATCGCGCTTATCGAGCAGGAATTACAGACGACGAGCATATCGGATGGGTATTGA